One segment of Cellulomonas fulva DNA contains the following:
- a CDS encoding GmrSD restriction endonuclease domain-containing protein: MTAEPTHPPTAVPGLLPGAPHRRRAGNRRAVVAFVGALVVVLVVGCTPTDGPGSTASSTPAATIGAPGPTSTPAPAPPDPTGTAAASPETGSALALLATLPVKGRAPLTGYDRGAFGYDVEDLDGDGCDTRNEILLRDLSDVTLRPTGCLVATGSLADPYSGRTIAFVRGVATSSAVQVDHVVALADAWQKGAQRWDEATRVRFGNDPLNLLAVDGPLNQRKGAGDAATWLPPNTAYRCAYVARQVEVKSAYGLWVTRAEQDAIARVLQACPDEPLPDASSNGWTPPAAPSEPEVEPSDGGDPTGSSDVYYESCTAAREAGAAPLHRGEPGYRSGMDGDDDGIACE; encoded by the coding sequence GTGACCGCTGAGCCGACCCACCCGCCGACGGCCGTGCCGGGCCTCCTGCCGGGCGCCCCGCACCGCCGACGAGCCGGCAACCGGCGCGCCGTCGTGGCGTTCGTCGGCGCGCTCGTCGTCGTGCTCGTGGTGGGCTGCACCCCGACCGACGGCCCGGGCTCCACGGCCTCGTCGACCCCGGCCGCGACGATCGGCGCTCCCGGCCCGACGTCGACGCCCGCGCCGGCGCCGCCGGATCCGACGGGCACCGCTGCGGCGAGCCCGGAGACGGGCTCCGCTCTCGCCCTGCTCGCGACGCTGCCGGTGAAGGGCCGCGCCCCGCTCACGGGCTACGACCGCGGGGCGTTCGGCTACGACGTGGAGGACCTCGACGGCGACGGCTGCGACACGCGCAACGAGATCCTGCTGCGCGACCTGTCCGACGTGACCCTGCGACCCACGGGCTGCCTCGTGGCGACCGGCTCGCTCGCCGACCCGTACTCGGGACGGACGATCGCGTTCGTCCGCGGGGTCGCGACCTCGTCGGCGGTCCAGGTCGACCACGTCGTCGCGCTCGCCGACGCGTGGCAGAAGGGTGCGCAGCGGTGGGACGAGGCGACGCGGGTGCGCTTCGGCAACGACCCGCTCAACCTGCTCGCGGTCGACGGCCCGCTCAACCAGCGCAAGGGTGCGGGCGACGCCGCGACGTGGCTGCCTCCGAACACGGCCTACCGCTGCGCGTACGTGGCGCGGCAGGTGGAGGTCAAGAGCGCGTACGGGCTGTGGGTGACGCGCGCCGAGCAGGACGCGATCGCCCGCGTCCTGCAGGCGTGCCCCGACGAGCCGCTCCCCGACGCGTCGTCGAACGGCTGGACGCCGCCGGCCGCCCCGTCCGAGCCGGAGGTCGAGCCGAGCGACGGCGGCGACCCGACCGGCTCGTCGGACGTCTACTACGAGAGCTGCACGGCCGCCCGGGAGGCCGGTGCCGCGCCGCTGCACCGCGGCGAGCCCGGGTACCGCTCCGGGATGGACGGCGACGACGACGGCATCGCGTGCGAGTGA
- a CDS encoding phosphodiester glycosidase family protein produces the protein MQRPDPSRRRRLRRVLVTSGAVVVLAVGGTGAWALDRFVIDHVEIADVDAYVAAQTADGSTGTSTGTSTGTSTGTATGTSSDGAASTGTLTDTSYTSDDASITISTVTTGSGDDTVTYYVADVVLSDATVLRSAFANNEFGTNIVEDTSDIAADNDAVLAINGDYYGFRDTGIVIRDGVVFRDEGAREGLAFYRDGHVEVYDETATTADELVADGVWNTLSFGPALLEDGQVLDGIDEVEVDTNVGNHSIQGAQPRTAVGVVDDDHLVLVVVDGRSTGYSRGVTMTELAGIMQGLGAQTAYNIDGGGSSTMVFGGELVNDPLGRGQERGTSDILYVGGLSSATAG, from the coding sequence ATGCAGAGACCTGACCCCTCCCGCCGGCGCCGGCTGCGCCGCGTGCTCGTCACCTCGGGTGCCGTCGTCGTCCTCGCCGTCGGCGGGACGGGGGCGTGGGCACTCGACCGGTTCGTCATCGACCACGTCGAGATCGCCGACGTCGACGCGTACGTCGCGGCGCAGACCGCCGACGGCTCGACCGGCACCTCGACCGGCACCTCGACCGGCACCTCGACCGGCACGGCCACGGGCACCTCGTCCGACGGCGCGGCGAGCACGGGGACGCTGACGGACACGTCCTACACGTCCGACGACGCGAGCATCACGATCTCGACGGTCACCACGGGCAGCGGCGACGACACGGTGACGTACTACGTCGCCGACGTGGTGCTGTCCGACGCGACCGTGCTCCGGTCGGCGTTCGCGAACAACGAGTTCGGCACCAACATCGTCGAGGACACCTCCGACATCGCGGCGGACAACGACGCGGTGCTCGCGATCAACGGCGACTACTACGGCTTCCGGGACACCGGGATCGTGATCCGCGACGGCGTCGTCTTCCGCGACGAGGGCGCCCGCGAGGGGCTCGCGTTCTACCGGGACGGCCACGTCGAGGTGTACGACGAGACTGCGACGACCGCCGACGAGCTCGTCGCCGACGGCGTGTGGAACACCCTCAGCTTCGGTCCCGCGCTGCTCGAGGACGGCCAGGTGCTCGACGGGATCGACGAGGTCGAGGTCGACACCAACGTCGGCAACCACTCGATCCAGGGCGCGCAGCCCCGCACCGCGGTCGGCGTGGTGGACGACGACCACCTGGTCCTCGTCGTCGTCGACGGGCGCAGCACGGGCTACAGCCGCGGCGTCACGATGACCGAGCTGGCCGGGATCATGCAGGGGCTCGGCGCGCAGACCGCGTACAACATCGACGGCGGCGGCTCGTCGACCATGGTGTTCGGCGGCGAGCTGGTCAACGACCCGCTCGGCCGCGGCCAGGAGCGAGGCACGTCGGACATCCTGTACGTCGGCGGGCTCTCGTCGGCGACGGCCGGGTGA
- a CDS encoding NAD-dependent epimerase/dehydratase family protein, which translates to MRTALVIGGSGQIGLAAVPALVADGWSVRALVRTAEGAETASGLGAVPVVADRHDESALDEALGTGVDALVDVVAYDDRDAAPLLARADRIGSAVVVSSAAVYVDGRGGGFETEEFADFPVPVTEDQPTVEPGRDTYATGKVALERAWLEGPVPTTVLRPGAIHGPGCRQPREWTFVKRVLDGRDVRVLAFDGASRFATTSTRVLGELVRLAAAAPGDRVLNAADPDAPTVAEIAAAVDAAMGVTSRTVTVPGEPVDGVGLTPWAVPRPVVLAMDRAAATLGYVAPGRYAETVPAAVEWLVAQVRGGADWREAFPGFVRMEAMGDFFAYAAEDRFLARAAGPGAADRDGS; encoded by the coding sequence ATGCGCACGGCACTCGTGATCGGTGGCAGCGGACAGATCGGCCTCGCGGCGGTGCCCGCGCTGGTCGCGGACGGCTGGTCGGTGCGGGCGCTGGTCCGCACGGCCGAGGGCGCGGAGACGGCGTCCGGGCTGGGCGCCGTCCCGGTGGTGGCGGACCGGCACGACGAGAGCGCGCTCGACGAGGCGCTCGGCACCGGCGTCGACGCGCTCGTCGACGTCGTCGCGTACGACGACCGGGACGCCGCGCCGCTCCTGGCCCGTGCCGACCGCATCGGGTCGGCCGTCGTCGTCTCGTCGGCCGCGGTCTACGTCGACGGGCGGGGTGGCGGCTTCGAGACCGAGGAGTTCGCCGACTTCCCCGTCCCGGTCACCGAGGACCAGCCGACGGTCGAGCCGGGACGCGACACCTACGCGACGGGCAAGGTCGCGCTCGAGCGCGCGTGGCTCGAGGGGCCGGTGCCGACGACGGTGCTGCGCCCCGGGGCGATCCACGGACCCGGCTGCCGCCAGCCGCGCGAGTGGACCTTCGTCAAGCGCGTGCTGGACGGCCGGGACGTGCGGGTGCTGGCCTTCGACGGCGCCAGCCGCTTCGCCACGACCTCGACCCGGGTGCTGGGCGAGCTCGTCCGCCTGGCCGCAGCCGCCCCCGGCGACCGCGTCCTCAACGCGGCCGACCCGGACGCGCCCACCGTCGCCGAGATCGCGGCCGCGGTCGACGCCGCGATGGGCGTCACGTCGCGGACGGTGACCGTGCCCGGCGAGCCGGTCGACGGCGTCGGGCTCACGCCGTGGGCGGTGCCCCGGCCCGTCGTGCTGGCGATGGACCGTGCGGCGGCCACCCTGGGCTACGTCGCACCCGGCCGCTACGCCGAGACCGTGCCGGCGGCGGTCGAGTGGCTGGTGGCCCAGGTGCGCGGCGGCGCCGACTGGCGCGAGGCCTTCCCGGGCTTCGTGCGGATGGAGGCCATGGGCGACTTCTTCGCGTACGCCGCCGAGGACCGGTTCCTGGCCCGGGCCGCAGGGCCGGGAGCCGCGGACCGGGACGGGAGCTGA
- the dinB gene encoding DNA polymerase IV — MDPGARATILHADLDAFYASVEQRDDPRLRSRPVAVGGGVVLAASYEAKRRGVRTAMGGRQARRLCPDLIVVPARFEAYLEASRAVFEVFRDVTPQVEGVSIDEAFLDVAGLRHLDPTPPVEIGRRVRDRVRQEVGLPITVGVARTPFLAKVASRVAKPDGLLLVEPHDEAAFLHPLPLETLWGVGEATAARLRAWGLRTAGDVAELPEQVLRGALGPAAGSHLFAVVHGRTPARVVTDRSRRSVGAQRALGAGPHDDASVRAALLGLVDRVCRRLRAGHRTARTVVLRLRFADFSRATRSRSLPFPTASGDELAAAALALLDAASPLVRARGITLVGVALTGLGSDEAVQQTLALDAAHPAAARERLDAATDLLADRFGSRALTRASLLHRGAGIEAPLLPDP; from the coding sequence GTGGACCCGGGAGCGCGCGCGACGATCCTGCACGCCGACCTCGACGCGTTCTACGCGTCGGTCGAGCAGCGGGACGACCCCCGCCTGCGCTCCCGTCCGGTCGCGGTGGGCGGCGGGGTGGTGCTCGCCGCGTCGTACGAGGCGAAGCGGCGCGGGGTCCGCACCGCGATGGGCGGGCGGCAGGCGCGCCGGCTGTGCCCGGACCTGATCGTCGTGCCCGCCCGCTTCGAGGCCTACCTCGAGGCGAGCCGGGCCGTGTTCGAGGTGTTCCGGGACGTCACGCCCCAGGTGGAGGGCGTCTCGATCGACGAGGCGTTCCTCGACGTCGCGGGCCTGCGTCACCTCGACCCGACGCCACCGGTCGAGATCGGCCGCCGTGTGCGGGACCGGGTGCGCCAGGAGGTGGGGCTGCCCATCACCGTCGGCGTCGCCCGGACGCCGTTCCTGGCCAAGGTCGCCAGCCGCGTCGCCAAGCCGGACGGCCTCCTGCTGGTGGAGCCGCACGACGAGGCCGCGTTCCTGCACCCGCTGCCCCTGGAGACGCTGTGGGGTGTCGGCGAGGCGACCGCCGCCAGGCTGCGCGCGTGGGGTCTGCGCACCGCGGGCGACGTCGCGGAGCTGCCCGAGCAGGTCCTGCGCGGCGCACTGGGACCGGCGGCGGGGTCGCACCTGTTCGCCGTGGTCCACGGCCGGACGCCGGCGCGGGTGGTCACCGACCGGTCGCGGCGCTCGGTGGGTGCGCAGCGCGCGCTCGGTGCCGGCCCGCACGACGACGCGTCCGTGCGCGCCGCGCTGCTCGGGCTGGTCGACCGCGTCTGCCGGCGGCTGCGCGCCGGCCACCGGACGGCCCGCACGGTGGTGCTGCGGCTGCGGTTCGCGGACTTCTCCCGCGCGACGCGCTCGCGGTCGCTGCCGTTCCCCACGGCGAGCGGCGACGAGCTCGCGGCCGCGGCGCTCGCGCTGCTCGACGCCGCGTCGCCGCTGGTCCGGGCGCGCGGGATCACGCTCGTCGGGGTCGCGCTCACCGGCCTGGGGTCCGACGAGGCCGTGCAGCAGACCCTCGCACTCGACGCCGCCCACCCCGCCGCGGCCCGCGAGCGCCTCGACGCGGCGACCGACCTGCTCGCCGACCGGTTCGGCTCCCGGGCACTCACCCGCGCGAGCCTGCTGCACCGCGGCGCCGGCATCGAGGCTCCGCTGCTGCCCGACCCGTAG
- a CDS encoding DUF1905 domain-containing protein: protein MEFEFEARLRLWDARKSDSWTFADLPTSVADEIADEAEGVARGFGSVRVEVTIGATTWRTSIFPGATTYVLPVKAAVRRAESVEAGDVARVRLRLVDV from the coding sequence GTGGAGTTCGAGTTCGAGGCACGGCTGCGGCTGTGGGACGCCCGGAAGAGCGACTCGTGGACGTTCGCGGACCTTCCGACGAGCGTCGCCGACGAGATCGCGGACGAGGCCGAGGGCGTGGCGCGCGGGTTCGGCTCGGTGCGGGTCGAGGTCACGATCGGCGCGACGACGTGGCGGACCTCGATCTTCCCCGGGGCGACCACGTACGTGCTGCCGGTGAAGGCCGCCGTCCGGCGGGCGGAGTCGGTCGAGGCGGGTGACGTCGCGCGGGTGCGGCTGCGCCTGGTGGACGTCTAG
- a CDS encoding glutamate synthase subunit beta, which yields MADPRGFLRTRQRELPPDRAVAVRILDWDEVHRHPTGDVDQLAVLHRQAGRCMDCGVPFCHHACPLGNLVPEWNDLTWRGQWPDAVARLHQTNNFPELTGRLCPAPCESACVLGIGAQPVTIRNVELSLAEEAFDRGLVVPLPPERMTGCTVGVVGSGPAGLAAAQQLTQAGHVVCVYERDDAPGGLLRYGIPEYKLPAAVLERRLDVMRAEGTVFRCGIEVGRDVTVDELRSRHDALVVTTGATLPRPLPVPGAALTGVLPAMAYLVPANHAAQGRPVRGAVVATGCDVVVIGGGDTGADCVGTAVRQGARSITQLEILPEPPRTRPADQPWPVFPALFKVSSSHEEGGTRAFAVSTTEIVGDDEGRVAGVRVVGVERAADGALLPVAGTERVLPAQLVVLALGFTGPEPALPAALGLPLGERGAILRADDYSTAVDGVFVAGDCGRGQSLVVWAIAEGRSAAAAVDRYLTSSTALPSPVRPSTHPLQA from the coding sequence ATGGCCGATCCCCGGGGCTTCCTGCGCACGCGCCAGCGCGAGCTGCCACCCGACCGCGCCGTCGCCGTGCGGATCCTCGACTGGGACGAGGTGCACCGGCACCCGACGGGTGACGTCGACCAGCTCGCGGTGCTGCACCGGCAGGCCGGGCGCTGCATGGACTGCGGGGTCCCGTTCTGCCACCACGCGTGCCCGCTCGGCAACCTGGTGCCCGAGTGGAACGACCTCACGTGGCGCGGGCAGTGGCCGGACGCCGTCGCCCGGCTGCACCAGACCAACAACTTCCCGGAGCTCACGGGCCGGCTCTGCCCCGCGCCGTGCGAGTCGGCGTGCGTCCTGGGCATCGGCGCGCAGCCCGTGACGATCCGGAACGTGGAGCTGAGCCTGGCCGAGGAGGCGTTCGACCGCGGGCTCGTCGTGCCGCTGCCCCCGGAGCGGATGACGGGGTGCACGGTCGGCGTGGTCGGGTCCGGCCCGGCCGGGCTCGCCGCCGCGCAGCAGCTCACGCAGGCCGGCCACGTCGTGTGCGTGTACGAGCGCGACGACGCGCCCGGCGGCCTGCTGCGGTACGGCATCCCGGAGTACAAGCTGCCCGCGGCCGTGCTCGAGCGGCGGCTGGACGTCATGCGTGCCGAGGGCACGGTGTTCCGGTGCGGGATCGAGGTGGGGCGCGACGTGACCGTCGACGAGCTGCGCAGCCGGCACGACGCGCTCGTCGTGACGACGGGCGCGACGCTCCCGCGCCCGCTGCCCGTCCCCGGGGCGGCGCTCACCGGCGTGCTGCCCGCGATGGCGTACCTGGTTCCCGCCAACCACGCGGCGCAGGGCCGGCCGGTGCGGGGGGCCGTCGTCGCGACCGGCTGCGACGTCGTGGTGATCGGCGGCGGCGACACCGGCGCCGACTGCGTGGGCACGGCGGTGCGCCAGGGGGCGCGGTCGATCACCCAGCTGGAGATCCTGCCCGAGCCGCCCCGCACCCGGCCCGCGGACCAGCCGTGGCCCGTGTTCCCCGCCCTGTTCAAGGTCTCCTCCTCGCACGAGGAGGGCGGGACGCGCGCCTTCGCGGTCAGCACCACCGAGATCGTCGGGGACGACGAGGGGCGCGTGGCCGGCGTGCGCGTCGTCGGCGTCGAGCGCGCGGCGGACGGCGCGCTGCTCCCCGTCGCGGGCACCGAGCGGGTGCTGCCCGCGCAGCTCGTCGTGCTCGCGCTGGGGTTCACCGGCCCCGAGCCCGCGCTGCCCGCCGCACTCGGGCTCCCGCTGGGGGAGCGCGGGGCGATCCTCCGGGCCGACGACTACTCCACCGCGGTGGACGGCGTGTTCGTCGCGGGCGACTGCGGGCGCGGGCAGTCGCTCGTGGTGTGGGCGATCGCGGAGGGGCGCTCCGCGGCGGCCGCGGTCGACCGCTACCTGACGAGCTCGACCGCGCTCCCGTCCCCGGTCCGCCCGTCGACGCATCCCCTCCAGGCCTGA
- a CDS encoding DUF4914 family protein — protein sequence MGPVPQLSAVRLPPAVRAAIEASPRVVVPATRDELYRLALGPAGGPVHEVAYDVDVASDEGPTRVVEATVTRCRNGIAVNYPEDYLRRRDPDCMRIADDLPTDKPRFRDVYGEEFGPLKTRTLEWLGSQELVVVPFMAGGPTYGYPSLALVPLNAAFFALTLVDLQGWVTFEELQAQHGELTPRSVLYVAPPFRHTAFAGRQAVVHDRTPDLHEVFAYNLYPGPSAKKGVFSVLLDIGQAEGWVTAHASAVRVTTPYDNETVIMHEGASGGGKSEMCQEFRRQDDGRILMGTNVVTGEPYVITLAESSALAPVTDDMTLCHASLQDGDGRLVIADAEAGWFVRVDNLRSYGEDVAFERACIHPEQPLVFLNIQGVPDATALPWEHTLDSSGAPCPNPRVVIDRRMIRNVVSRPEHVDVRTFGVRMPACTREHPTYGIMGVTHVVPPALAWVWRLIAPRGDKNPSIGESRSEATVIAHGGMVSEGVGSYWPFATGTKVAAANLLLRQLVDASRTRYVLTPNQHVGAYRVGFAAEWITREYLARRGGGRLRRDQLVPARCALFGYALREMKLDGQLVRPTWLAPEKQTQVGVDAYDEGARVISSFFRAELAQYLTDDLDPLGRAIIEVVLKDGAVEDYEALTPLHV from the coding sequence GTGGGTCCCGTACCCCAGCTGTCCGCCGTCCGTCTGCCGCCGGCCGTGCGCGCCGCGATCGAGGCCAGCCCCCGTGTCGTGGTCCCGGCGACGCGCGACGAGCTCTACCGCCTCGCGCTCGGCCCCGCCGGCGGGCCGGTCCACGAGGTCGCGTACGACGTGGACGTGGCGTCCGACGAGGGCCCGACGAGGGTGGTCGAGGCGACCGTGACGCGCTGCCGCAACGGCATCGCGGTCAACTACCCGGAGGACTACCTGCGCCGCCGGGACCCGGACTGCATGCGGATCGCGGACGACCTGCCCACGGACAAGCCGCGCTTCCGCGACGTCTACGGCGAGGAGTTCGGTCCGCTCAAGACGCGCACGCTCGAGTGGCTCGGGAGCCAGGAGCTCGTCGTCGTGCCGTTCATGGCGGGCGGACCGACGTACGGGTACCCGTCGCTCGCGCTGGTGCCGCTCAACGCCGCGTTCTTCGCGCTCACGCTCGTCGACCTGCAGGGCTGGGTCACCTTCGAGGAGCTGCAGGCGCAGCACGGCGAGCTCACGCCCCGGTCCGTCCTGTACGTCGCGCCGCCGTTCCGGCACACCGCGTTCGCGGGGCGGCAGGCGGTGGTGCACGACCGCACGCCGGACCTGCACGAGGTGTTCGCGTACAACCTGTACCCCGGGCCGAGCGCCAAGAAGGGCGTCTTCTCGGTGCTCCTGGACATCGGCCAGGCCGAGGGCTGGGTCACGGCGCACGCCTCCGCGGTGCGCGTCACCACGCCGTACGACAACGAGACCGTGATCATGCACGAGGGCGCGTCGGGCGGCGGCAAGTCGGAGATGTGCCAAGAGTTCCGCCGGCAGGACGACGGCCGCATCCTCATGGGCACCAACGTGGTGACGGGTGAGCCGTACGTCATCACGCTCGCCGAGTCGAGCGCGCTCGCGCCGGTCACCGACGACATGACGCTCTGCCACGCGTCGTTGCAGGACGGGGACGGCCGCCTGGTGATCGCGGACGCCGAGGCGGGCTGGTTCGTCCGCGTCGACAACCTGCGGTCCTACGGCGAGGACGTCGCGTTCGAGCGCGCGTGCATCCACCCCGAGCAGCCGCTCGTCTTCCTCAACATCCAGGGCGTGCCCGACGCGACCGCGCTGCCGTGGGAGCACACGCTCGACTCGAGCGGCGCCCCCTGCCCCAACCCGCGCGTCGTCATCGACCGCAGGATGATCCGCAACGTGGTGTCCCGGCCCGAGCACGTGGACGTGCGCACCTTCGGCGTGCGGATGCCGGCGTGCACCCGCGAGCACCCGACCTACGGGATCATGGGCGTGACGCACGTGGTGCCGCCCGCGCTCGCCTGGGTGTGGCGCCTGATCGCGCCGCGCGGGGACAAGAACCCGTCGATCGGCGAGTCCCGGTCCGAGGCCACGGTGATCGCGCACGGCGGCATGGTCTCCGAGGGCGTCGGCTCCTACTGGCCGTTCGCCACGGGCACCAAGGTCGCCGCCGCCAACCTCCTCCTGCGCCAGCTCGTCGACGCGTCGCGCACGCGCTACGTCCTCACGCCCAACCAGCACGTCGGCGCGTACCGCGTCGGGTTCGCCGCGGAGTGGATCACGCGCGAGTACCTGGCCCGCCGCGGCGGCGGGCGGCTGCGCCGGGACCAGCTCGTGCCGGCGCGGTGCGCGCTCTTCGGGTACGCGCTGCGGGAGATGAAGCTCGACGGGCAGCTGGTGCGTCCCACGTGGCTCGCCCCCGAGAAGCAGACCCAGGTGGGCGTGGACGCCTACGACGAGGGCGCGCGGGTCATCTCGTCGTTCTTCCGCGCCGAGCTCGCGCAGTACCTGACGGACGACCTCGACCCGCTCGGCCGGGCGATCATCGAGGTGGTGCTCAAGGACGGCGCCGTCGAGGACTACGAGGCGCTGACCCCGCTGCACGTCTGA
- a CDS encoding glycoside hydrolase family 6 protein: protein MDRTTQAHDAVAAARAAGRTGVATSLQVIASAPQAMWVGDWYPTASVRSTVASYVRKARAAARTPQLVLYAIPGRDCGSYSGGGLDETTYPRWVAQVALGLRDGAVGGRSQALVVLEPDSLMMDCGSAAFDARRNRLMSDATARLAATGAWVYLDAGHSNWRTASDTASRLRAAGVARARGFFTNVSNYNATSREKSYAQAVARRLAASGLGAGHRHYVVDTSRNGTASADGQWCNPRGQGLGVRPRAVQAGYQLDALLWVKHPGESDGTCNGGPGAGQWWEDVALELVRNRVR from the coding sequence GTGGACCGGACGACCCAGGCGCACGACGCGGTCGCGGCCGCGCGGGCCGCGGGGCGGACCGGGGTCGCGACGAGCCTGCAGGTCATCGCGTCGGCGCCGCAGGCGATGTGGGTGGGCGACTGGTACCCGACCGCGAGCGTGCGGTCGACCGTCGCGAGCTACGTGCGGAAGGCGCGGGCCGCCGCGAGGACGCCGCAGCTCGTGCTCTACGCGATCCCCGGGCGCGACTGCGGCAGCTACTCGGGCGGCGGCCTGGACGAGACGACGTACCCGCGGTGGGTCGCGCAGGTCGCCCTCGGCCTGCGGGACGGCGCCGTCGGCGGGCGCAGCCAGGCGCTCGTCGTCCTCGAGCCCGACTCGTTGATGATGGACTGCGGCAGCGCGGCGTTCGACGCGCGGCGCAACCGGCTGATGAGCGACGCCACCGCGCGCCTCGCCGCGACCGGTGCGTGGGTCTACCTCGACGCGGGCCACTCGAACTGGCGCACGGCGTCGGACACGGCCTCCCGGCTGCGCGCCGCGGGCGTGGCGCGGGCGCGCGGCTTCTTCACGAACGTCTCGAACTACAACGCGACCTCGCGCGAGAAGTCGTACGCCCAGGCCGTCGCGCGCCGGCTCGCCGCGAGCGGCCTGGGCGCGGGGCACCGGCACTACGTCGTCGACACCTCGCGCAACGGGACGGCGAGCGCGGACGGGCAGTGGTGCAACCCGCGAGGCCAGGGGCTCGGCGTGCGGCCCCGCGCGGTGCAGGCGGGCTACCAGCTCGACGCGCTGCTGTGGGTCAAGCACCCGGGGGAGTCCGACGGGACGTGCAACGGCGGTCCGGGCGCCGGCCAGTGGTGGGAGGACGTGGCGCTCGAGCTCGTGCGCAACCGCGTCCGCTGA
- a CDS encoding bifunctional glycosyltransferase family 2/GtrA family protein has protein sequence MVVLIPAYEPDERLVSLVVHLRAARRDLPVVVVDDGSGPAFSEVFHEVAATGATVLRHDENRGKGRALKTGFAHVAARHPGAPVVCADCDGQHTVSDVLVVADRAARGDADVVLGARRFTGEVPLRSRFGNAVTRAAFHLGTRHRVQDTQTGLRAYPGRVLPWLAGIGGERFEYELRVLLRAVAEGLTVVEVPIATVYLDANASSHFRPLVDSARVYAPLLRFAASSLTAFAVDALALVALVAATDALLLSVVLARVLSSGLNFVVNRRWVFTRPVAPPSATRGRLGREAARYWVLAAVLLGAGYACLWAFTHLGVPLLVAKAVTDLGLFVVGFQVQRSLVFAHRRDRSGVPLAGRHPASSAAGAAAGRTAGTGPGPRAGGGAVRRR, from the coding sequence GTGGTCGTCCTGATCCCCGCCTACGAGCCCGACGAGCGGCTCGTCTCCCTGGTCGTCCACCTGCGTGCCGCGCGGCGCGACCTGCCCGTCGTGGTGGTCGACGACGGCAGCGGACCGGCGTTCAGCGAGGTGTTCCACGAGGTCGCGGCCACCGGTGCCACGGTCCTGCGGCACGACGAGAACCGCGGCAAGGGCCGCGCCCTCAAGACCGGGTTCGCGCACGTGGCGGCGCGCCACCCTGGTGCTCCGGTCGTCTGCGCGGACTGCGACGGCCAGCACACGGTGTCCGACGTGCTCGTCGTCGCCGACCGTGCGGCGCGCGGCGACGCCGACGTGGTGCTCGGCGCACGCCGGTTCACCGGGGAGGTGCCGCTGCGCTCGCGGTTCGGCAACGCGGTGACGCGCGCGGCCTTCCACCTCGGCACGCGGCACCGGGTCCAGGACACGCAGACAGGGCTTCGCGCGTACCCCGGCCGCGTGCTGCCGTGGCTCGCGGGCATCGGCGGTGAACGGTTCGAGTACGAGCTGCGGGTGCTGCTGCGTGCGGTCGCCGAGGGGCTGACGGTGGTCGAGGTGCCGATCGCGACGGTGTACCTGGACGCCAACGCGTCCTCGCACTTCCGGCCGCTGGTCGACTCCGCGCGGGTGTACGCGCCGCTGCTGCGGTTCGCGGCGTCCTCGCTCACCGCGTTCGCCGTGGACGCGCTCGCGCTCGTCGCGCTGGTCGCCGCGACGGACGCGCTGCTGCTCTCGGTGGTCCTCGCGCGCGTGCTGAGCTCGGGCCTCAACTTCGTCGTGAACCGGCGGTGGGTCTTCACCCGACCCGTGGCTCCGCCGAGCGCGACCCGGGGCCGGCTGGGTCGCGAGGCCGCGCGGTACTGGGTGCTCGCGGCGGTCCTGCTCGGTGCCGGGTACGCCTGCCTGTGGGCGTTCACGCACCTGGGGGTGCCGCTGCTCGTCGCGAAGGCGGTCACCGACCTGGGCCTGTTCGTCGTCGGGTTCCAGGTCCAGCGCAGCCTGGTGTTCGCGCACCGCCGGGACCGGTCCGGCGTCCCGCTCGCGGGCCGGCACCCCGCGAGCTCGGCAGCCGGCGCGGCAGCCGGTCGCACGGCCGGGACCGGACCGGGACCAAGGGCGGGCGGCGGGGCCGTGCGGCGCCGCTAG